The following proteins are encoded in a genomic region of Glycine soja cultivar W05 chromosome 17, ASM419377v2, whole genome shotgun sequence:
- the LOC114393612 gene encoding uncharacterized protein LOC114393612 — protein sequence IAHSLLGQNRFDRCFTRPSTFFIQIYIFVAFLFSSAFPNTSRNFTKPFQKLCFSMATSPKETSAPGSPSVPSSPSSTKAPSNQERPEFNIQPIQMIPGSAPVPEKLVPKRQQGVKTSENPSLAASPREVDTEMDKKIRSIVSSILKNASDPDADTDVPTSSTPNVSVPDADEDVPTSSTPNVSVPEADKDVPTSSIPNAEVLSSSSKERSTEEEEQATEETPAPRAPEPAPERLQSRKGKTPITRSGRIKTMAQKKSTPITPTTSRWSKVAIPSKKRKEISSSDSDDDVELDVLDIKKAKKSGKKVPGNVPDAPLDNISFHSIGNVERWKFVYQRRLAVERELGRDALDCKEIMDLIKAVGLLKTVTKLGDCYEGLVREFIVNIPSDITNRKSDDYQKVFVRGKCVRFSPAVIKKYLGRPTEGVVDIDVSEHQIAKEITAKRVQHWPKKGKLSAGKLSVKYAILHRIGAANWVPTNHTSTVATGLGKFLYAVGTKSKFNFGNYIFDQTVKHSESFAVKLPIAFPTVLCGIMLSQHPNILNNIDSVMKRESALSLHYKLFEGTHVPDIVSTSGKAAASGAVSKDALIAELKDTCKVLEATIKATTEKKMELERMIKRLSESGIDDGEAAEEEEAAEEEEEAAEEEEDAAEETESDDDDSEATP from the coding sequence atagcacattcattactgggccaaaacagattcgaccgttgcttcacacgcccctctacattcttcattcaaatttatattttcgtggCATTCTTGTTTTCATCAGCATTTCCCAACACCTCTCGGAATTTCACGAAACCAtttcaaaagctctgcttctccatggctacctcaccaaaagaaacctcagctcctggttcaccctctgtaccatcatctccatcatccaccaaagcaccatcaaaccaggaacgacctgaattcaatataCAACCCAtccaaatgattcctggttcagcccctgttcctgaaaaactggttcccaagagacaacagggagtgaagacttctgaaaaccctagccttgcagcaagtcctagggaagtagacacggagatggacaagaagatccgcagtattgtgagtagcattctgaaaaatgcttctgacCCTGATGCTGATacagatgttccaacatcttccaccccaaatgtttctgtccctgatgctgatgaagatgttccaacatcttccaccccaaatgtttctgtgcctgaagctgataaagatgttccaacatcctccatcccaaatgctgaagtcctctcttcatccagcaaagagagatcaacagaggaagaggaacaagccacagaggagaccccagcaccaagggcaccagaacctgctccagaaagattacaaagcagaaagggaaaaacccccattactaggtctggacgaatcaaaacgatggcacagaagaagagcacaccaatcactcctaccacatccagatggagcaaagttgcaatcccctccaagaagaggaaagaaatttcctcatctgactctgatgatgatgtcgaactagatgttctcgACATCAAGaaagccaagaaatcagggaaaaaggtgcctggaaatgtccctgatgctccattggacaacatttcattccactccattggcaatgttgaaaggtggaaatttgtatatcaacgcagacttgctgttgaaagagaactgggaagagatgccttggattgcaaggagatcatggacctcatcaaggctgttggactgctgaaaactgtcaccaagttgggagattgctatgaaggtctagtcagggaattcattgtcaacattccctctgacataacaaacagaaagagtgatgattatcagaaagtgtttgtcagaggaaagtgtgttagattctcccctgctgtgataaaaaaatacctgggcagaccaactgaaggagtggtggatattgatgtttctgagcatcagattgccaaggaaatcactgccaaacgagtccagcattggccaaagaaagggaagctttctgcagggaagctaagtgtgaagtatgcaatcctgcacaggattggcgctgcaaactgggttcccaccaatcatacttccactgttgccacaggtttgggtaaatttctgtatgctgttggaaccaagtccaaatttaattttggaaactatatttttgatcaaactgttaagcattcagaatcttttgctgtcaaattacccattgccttcccaactgtattgtgtggcattatgttgagtcaacatccaaatattttaaacaacattgactctgtgatgaagagagaatctgctctatccctgcattacaaactgtttgaggggacacatgtcccagacattgtctcgacatcagggaaagctgctgcttcaggtgctgtatccaaggatgccttgattgctgaactcaaggacacatgcaaggtgctggaagcaaccatcaaagccaccacagagaagaaaatggagctggaacggatgatcaaaagactctcagaaagtggcattgatgatggagaagcagctgaggaagaagaagcagctgaggaagaagaagaagctgctgaggaagaagaagatgcagcagaagagacagaatcagatgatgatgattctgaagccaccccatga